The DNA sequence CCGCCGCAGTCACCCTGGGTGGCAGCATCGGCTTTCTGGGACTGGTGGTACCGCACCTGATGCGGCTGGTGGTCGGCAGCGCACACCGGCTGCTGCTGCCGGCTGCGGCACTTTTCGGGGGGACCCTGCTGGTGCTGGCCGATACCCTGGCGCGCACCGCAATCGCCCCGCGGCAACTGCCGGTCGGGGTACTGACGGCGCTGATTGGCGTGCCGGTCTTTCTGTTTCTGTTGCAAAAAAGCGACCGCCGCAGGGAGTCACCCAAATGAGTCCGGCGCCGCTACTCACCGCCGAAGAGCTGACCCTGTCGGTGCCGGGAAAGACCCTTTGCCGGGACCTGGATATGGAGGTCGCACCCGGCGAACGCTGGACCATTCTGGGCCCCAACGGCGCCGGCAAGACCACCCTGCTGCTGACCCTGGCGGGGCTCCACCCACCCGATACCGGACGGGTATACCTGGACGGCCAGCTGTTGTCGGACCTGCCGAGGCGAAAGGTGGCGAAACGCCTCGGCATACTGCCCCAGGAGAGTCGCGACCCATTTCCCGCCACCGTACTCGAAACGGCACTGCTGGGCCGCCATCCACACCTTTCGCCGTGGCGCGGTGAAGGTCCGCAGGATCGCTCCCGCGCCATCGAAGCACTACACAGCGTCGACCTCGACGGCTTCCTGGAACGCGACGCCGCCTCCCTCTCCGGTGGAGAGCGCCGCCGGCTCGCGGTGGCCACGCTCCTCACCCAAGACCCGCAACTACTGCTGCTGGATGAACCCACCAACCACCTCGACCTGCGGCACCAGATCGCCATCCTCGACCAGCAGCGAAGGCTCTCGGAAAACGGCCGGGGTATCGTCATGGTCCTGCACGACCCCAATTTGGCCGCCCGCTATGCCACCCATGCCCTGCTGCTGTTCGGCGATGGCC is a window from the Thiohalomonas denitrificans genome containing:
- a CDS encoding ABC transporter ATP-binding protein, whose amino-acid sequence is MSPAPLLTAEELTLSVPGKTLCRDLDMEVAPGERWTILGPNGAGKTTLLLTLAGLHPPDTGRVYLDGQLLSDLPRRKVAKRLGILPQESRDPFPATVLETALLGRHPHLSPWRGEGPQDRSRAIEALHSVDLDGFLERDAASLSGGERRRLAVATLLTQDPQLLLLDEPTNHLDLRHQIAILDQQRRLSENGRGIVMVLHDPNLAARYATHALLLFGDGHWEAGSAEELLEEQRLSTLYGYPVAAVEGPAGRAFLPR